Below is a window of Streptomyces genisteinicus DNA.
GTCGCTCGGTTCGGCGTTCACCCGGCAGCCCGCGTTCTACCGCGAGTGCGTGAAGGCGTTCGGCGGACTGCCGGACTGGCACCTGGTGCTCCAGATCGGCCGGCACGTGGACCCGGCCGACCTCGGCGAGGTGCCCGCCAACGTGGAGGTGCACCGGTGGGTGCCGCAGCTCTCCGTGCTGCGGCAGGCCGACGCCTTCATCACCCACGCGGGCGCCGGCGGCAGTCAGGAGGGGCTCGCCACGGGGACGCCGATGGTCGCCGTGCCCCAGGCGGTCGACCAGTTCGGCAACGCGGACACGCTGGTGGCGCTCGGAGTGGCCCGCAGGCTCTCCAGTGGCGAGGCGACGGCGGACGATCTGCGCGAGGCCGTGCTCGCGCTGGCGTCGGATCCGCGGGTCGCCGAGCGGCTGGCGTCCATCCGGGCCGGCATGGACGCCGAGGGGGGCACGCGGCGCGCGGCGGATCTGATCGAGGCCGAACTGACGATGTGAAGGCCGTGTGCCCACCGGTGGAGGTCCGCCGGGGGTTCCTCCGGCCGGCGGCGCCCACCCGGGTCTCCCGGGTGGGCGCCGTGTCGTGTGCAAAGAGCAAAGGCGCTCTTCTACCCAGCGGTTGGAGGTTGAGACCGACACGGGGAGGTGCTGGCGGGATTCTGTTAAGAAACCTTGTTGAACAAGTCAGGAGCCGATGAAGGTCTTGATCTGCGCGCGTCAATCGGCCAGGGTTTCGAGTCAGCCCCCGGAGATCTTCCGTCCGACGGGCAATCCCCCCACAAATGATGACGAGGAGACCCCTCTTCATGGCAACTCACAAGCGCTCCAACCGGATCAAGGTCACCGCGGTCGCCACGGCGGTCGTCGCGGCAGCCGGAGCCACACTTCTCAACTCCTCCTTCGCGGGTGCAGCGCCCGCCGAGGGCAAGATCTACGGCGCCGGCGCGGAGGGCGCCGTCGCGGGCAGCTACATCGTGCTGCTCGACGAGAAGGCGGACAAGAAGGATCTGGCGAAGGAGTACGGCGGCACGCTGAAGCGCAGCTACAGCTCCGCCGTCAACGGGTTCTCCGCCAGCGGTCTGACCGAGAACGAGGCCAAGCGCCTCGCGGCCGACCCGGCGGTCTCCAAGGTGGTGCAGAACAAGAAGTTCACCATCGACGCCACCCAGGACAACCCGCCCTCCTGGGGCCTGGACCGCGTCGACCAGACCGACACCGCCGCGGACAGCAAGTACACCTACCCCGACGCCGCCGGCGAGGGCGTGACGGCCTACGTCATCGACACCGGTGTCCGCATCTCCCACGCGGACTTCGAGGGCCGCGCGACGCACGGCTTCGACGCCGTCGACAACGACGACTCGGCGGACGACGGCAACGGCCACGGCACGCACGTCGCCGGCACCATCGCCGGTGCCGCGCACGGCGTCGCCAAGAAGGCCGAGATCGTCGCGGTGCGGGTGCTCGACGACAACGGCTCCGGCACCACCGAGCAGGTCGTCGCCGGCATCGACTGGGTCACCCAGAACCACCAGGGCCCGTCCGTCGCCAACATGAGCCTCGGCGGCGGAGTCGACGAGGCCCTGGACGAGGCCGTGCGCAAGGCGATCGCCTCCGGGGTCACCTTCGGTGTCGCCGCGGGCAACGAGTCCAGCGACGCGAGCCAGGGCTCCCCGGCGCGCGTCCAGGAGGCCATCACGGTCGCCTCGTCGACGAAGGACGACGCGCAGTCGGACTTCTCCAACTTCGGGGAGATCGTCGACATCTACGCCCCGGGCTCCGACATCACCTCGGCCTGGAACGACAGCGACCAGGGCACCAAGACCATATCCGGCACCTCGATGGCGACTCCGCACGTCGTCGGCGCGGCCGCGGTCTACCTCGGCGGCCACCAGGACGCCACCCCGGCGGACGTCGCCACGGCGCTCACCGGGGGTGCCACGCCCGACAAGATCACCAACCCGTCCGCGGGCACGCCCAACAAGCTGCTGAAGGTCGTCGAGTAGACGGCCCCCGGCCCTCCGCCACCGGGCGCCGCACACCGGCGCCCGGTACGCGGGGCCGCTGAGACGGCGGTCGCCGTGCCCTCCCCCACGGGGCACGGCGGCCGCCTTATCGTGTGCCCATGACAGCCAGATACG
It encodes the following:
- a CDS encoding S8 family peptidase yields the protein MATHKRSNRIKVTAVATAVVAAAGATLLNSSFAGAAPAEGKIYGAGAEGAVAGSYIVLLDEKADKKDLAKEYGGTLKRSYSSAVNGFSASGLTENEAKRLAADPAVSKVVQNKKFTIDATQDNPPSWGLDRVDQTDTAADSKYTYPDAAGEGVTAYVIDTGVRISHADFEGRATHGFDAVDNDDSADDGNGHGTHVAGTIAGAAHGVAKKAEIVAVRVLDDNGSGTTEQVVAGIDWVTQNHQGPSVANMSLGGGVDEALDEAVRKAIASGVTFGVAAGNESSDASQGSPARVQEAITVASSTKDDAQSDFSNFGEIVDIYAPGSDITSAWNDSDQGTKTISGTSMATPHVVGAAAVYLGGHQDATPADVATALTGGATPDKITNPSAGTPNKLLKVVE